Proteins encoded together in one Lathamus discolor isolate bLatDis1 chromosome 3, bLatDis1.hap1, whole genome shotgun sequence window:
- the PIGX gene encoding phosphatidylinositol-glycan biosynthesis class X protein isoform X1, which yields MAGGLRWRGEALLSAGLAAFLCALRVQAVCEGATVTQELLKEGFHRDLLLKVELGVVGEYAGGCTVAARTHLPPGIYVDPYELASLQQHNLTKAVLIPDVVDVEAPEYLATDLLVLLYLEPGQCSHCFTATLPVHGRYHRPAEDSEEALVILESPEVLVCCCDNRLPAECWKPAEVEAACSGRNAGPCQWYSVTHKSAHEETILQVPVGLRQHSSVVCVVTLLATVLCSSLILAAVCKYGQFSEVTCSE from the exons ATGGCGGGCGGCCTGCGGTGGCGGGGAGAGGCGCTGCTCAGTGCGGGGCTGGCCGCGTTCCTCTGCGCCCTCC GTGTGCAGGCTGTTTGTGAGGGTGCTACTGTCACGCAGGAGCTTTTGAAAGAGGGGTTTCACAG GGACCTGCTATTGAAGGTAGAGCTTGGTGTAGTGGGGGAGTATGCAGGAGGATGCACAGTGGCAGCTAGAACTCATCTTCCACCAGGAATCTATGTGGATCCCTATGAGCTGGCATCACTACAGCAGCACAATTTAACAAAG GCAGTGCTAATTCCTGATGTTGTTGACGTGGAGGCTCCTGAGTACTTAGCCACAGATCTTCTAGTTCTGCTATACCTGGAGCCCGGCCAGTGTTCTCACTGCTTTACAGCTACCTTGCCTGTGCATGGCCGGTACCACCGGCCGGCAGAAGACAGTGAGGAAGCGTTAGTTATTCTGGAGAGCCCAGAAGTACTGGTCTGCTGCTGTGACA ATCGCCTGCCAGCAGAGTGTTGGAAGCCTGCTGAAGTGGAAGCTGCCTGCTCAGGCAGAAATGCTGGCCCCTGTCAGTGGTACAGCGTAACACACAAGTCT gcaCACGAGGAAACCATTCTGCAGGTTCCAGTGGGGCTCAGGCAACACAGTTCCGTGGTGTGTGTCGTGACTCTTCTTGCCACAGTGCTCTGTTCCAGTCTGATTCTCGCAGCCGTGTGCAAATATGGACAGTTCTCTGAGGTGACCTGCTCAGAATAA
- the CEP19 gene encoding centrosomal protein of 19 kDa has translation MTYAAKKCGVCFEPPSIILIYTEASKDKTRKRIMPVRNFSMFSDCSMAAEQLKNNSRHKAYLEGVSLCQLQKLYSLLKGHLRGESLAESLEKFQQEKTIDPEEDMNKLDDRELDNRKRIMDELFEKNRKKKDDPDFIYDIEVEFPKDEQLESCSWDMESGEEI, from the exons ATGACTTACGCTGCAAAGAAGTGTGGCGTCTGCTTTGAGCCTCCATCCATTATCTTGATCTACACAGAAGCCAGCAAGGATAAGACTCGCAAGCGGATCATGCCCGTCAGGAATTTCTCCATGTTCTCAG ACTGCAGcatggctgctgagcagctgaagAATAACTCTCGGCACAAGGCTTACCTGGAGGGAGTCTCACTGTGTCAGCTGCAGAAGCTGTACAGTTTGCTGAAAGGTCATTTGAGAGGAGAGAGCCTGGCTGAGAGCTTGGAAAagtttcagcaggaaaagaccATTGACCCAGAAGAGGATATGAACAAACTGGATGACAGGGAGCTAGACAACAGGAAGAGGATCATGGATGAGCTCTTtgaaaagaacaggaagaagaaGGATGACCCAGATTTCATCTACGACATTGAGGTTGAGTTTCCAAAGGATGAGCAGCTGGAATCCTGTAGCTGGGACATGGAGTCAGGTGAAGAAATCTGA
- the PIGX gene encoding phosphatidylinositol-glycan biosynthesis class X protein isoform X2 has translation MAGGLRWRGEALLSAGLAAFLCALRVQAVCEGATVTQELLKEGFHRDLLLKVELGVVGEYAGGCTVAARTHLPPGIYVDPYELASLQQHNLTKAVLIPDVVDVEAPEYLATDLLVLLYLEPGQCSHCFTATLPVHGRYHRPAEDSEEALVILESPEVLVCCCDNRLPAECWKPAEVEAACSGRNAGPCQWYSVTHKSVLQKSSEMENYFIPKLKEE, from the exons ATGGCGGGCGGCCTGCGGTGGCGGGGAGAGGCGCTGCTCAGTGCGGGGCTGGCCGCGTTCCTCTGCGCCCTCC GTGTGCAGGCTGTTTGTGAGGGTGCTACTGTCACGCAGGAGCTTTTGAAAGAGGGGTTTCACAG GGACCTGCTATTGAAGGTAGAGCTTGGTGTAGTGGGGGAGTATGCAGGAGGATGCACAGTGGCAGCTAGAACTCATCTTCCACCAGGAATCTATGTGGATCCCTATGAGCTGGCATCACTACAGCAGCACAATTTAACAAAG GCAGTGCTAATTCCTGATGTTGTTGACGTGGAGGCTCCTGAGTACTTAGCCACAGATCTTCTAGTTCTGCTATACCTGGAGCCCGGCCAGTGTTCTCACTGCTTTACAGCTACCTTGCCTGTGCATGGCCGGTACCACCGGCCGGCAGAAGACAGTGAGGAAGCGTTAGTTATTCTGGAGAGCCCAGAAGTACTGGTCTGCTGCTGTGACA ATCGCCTGCCAGCAGAGTGTTGGAAGCCTGCTGAAGTGGAAGCTGCCTGCTCAGGCAGAAATGCTGGCCCCTGTCAGTGGTACAGCGTAACACACAAGTCT GTGCTTCAGAAGAGTAGTGAAATGGAAAACTACTTTATACCCAAACTAAAGGAGGAGTAA